In the genome of Bacillus carboniphilus, one region contains:
- the purR gene encoding pur operon repressor: MKFRRSERLIDMTHYLLQHPCQIVPLTLFADRYGAAKSSVSEDVAIIKETFEQRGFGTLKTIAGAAGGVQYFPSVSDEETEQFTHSLMNRLSEPDRLLPGGYLYMTDIVGDPKIVKVVGKLFAAKFVNEKVDVVMTVATKGIPLAYATASELNVPVVIVRRDSKVTEGSTVSINYVSGSMKRIQTMVLSKRSLQEGSNVLIIDDFMKAGGTINGMKSLLEEFNANVAGIGVLVEAEHPEERLVDHYYSVVKLSEVNIKEKQIKVTKGTL, translated from the coding sequence GTGAAGTTTAGAAGAAGTGAACGGCTAATTGATATGACACATTATTTACTACAACATCCCTGTCAGATTGTTCCTTTAACTCTATTTGCAGATCGATATGGAGCTGCGAAGTCTTCTGTCAGTGAAGATGTGGCTATTATTAAAGAGACCTTCGAGCAACGTGGATTCGGGACACTAAAGACAATTGCGGGCGCAGCTGGAGGAGTGCAGTATTTTCCCTCCGTATCGGATGAAGAAACGGAGCAATTTACTCATTCGTTAATGAATCGGTTATCAGAGCCCGATCGCCTACTGCCTGGTGGTTATTTATATATGACAGATATTGTGGGAGATCCCAAAATAGTTAAAGTCGTTGGAAAACTGTTTGCGGCTAAATTTGTTAATGAAAAAGTAGATGTTGTTATGACCGTCGCGACAAAAGGAATACCGTTGGCCTATGCGACTGCTAGCGAGCTAAATGTCCCCGTTGTCATAGTAAGAAGGGATAGTAAGGTTACAGAAGGTTCAACAGTTAGTATTAACTATGTATCGGGTTCTATGAAAAGAATTCAAACGATGGTTTTATCTAAACGTAGCCTTCAGGAAGGAAGCAACGTTCTAATTATTGATGATTTTATGAAGGCCGGTGGAACGATAAACGGCATGAAAAGTTTACTTGAAGAATTCAATGCAAATGTAGCAGGGATTGGCGTACTCGTAGAAGCTGAGCATCCAGAAGAAAGGTTAGTTGACCATTATTATTCTGTTGTTAAACTTTCTGAAGTAAATATTAAAGAGAAACAGATAAAAGTTACAAAAGGAACTTTATAA
- the ispE gene encoding 4-(cytidine 5'-diphospho)-2-C-methyl-D-erythritol kinase — MKYLLKAPAKINLSLDVLYKRDDGYHEVEMVMTTIDLADRIEIEECTSGDIQLHSQYRFVPDDDRNLAYQAAKLIKEKYQIKQGVTISLEKNIPVAAGLAGGSSDAAAVLRGLNSMWNLGLSNHELADLGAQIGSDVSFCVHGGTALAKGRGEIITPLPSPPHCWVILAKPTIGVSTADVYKRLNVNSVSHPNTKAVIEALKENNYQGLCRNVGNVLESVTLQMHPEVTAIKEQMIRFGADAVLMSGSGPTVFGLVQYESRLHRIYNALRGFCDQVYAVRIIGEQSELA; from the coding sequence ATGAAATATTTATTGAAAGCACCTGCCAAAATAAACCTTTCCTTGGATGTGCTTTATAAGCGGGATGACGGCTATCATGAGGTAGAGATGGTCATGACGACAATTGATTTAGCCGATCGTATAGAAATTGAAGAATGTACAAGTGGTGATATTCAATTACATTCACAATATCGTTTTGTACCAGATGACGATCGAAATTTAGCGTATCAAGCGGCCAAGCTTATAAAGGAAAAATATCAAATCAAGCAAGGAGTTACCATTTCACTTGAAAAGAACATTCCGGTTGCTGCTGGTCTGGCAGGTGGTAGTAGTGATGCAGCGGCTGTTTTGAGAGGTTTAAACTCGATGTGGAACCTAGGGCTAAGTAATCATGAACTAGCGGATTTAGGGGCACAGATAGGGTCTGATGTATCTTTTTGTGTACATGGAGGGACTGCCTTAGCCAAAGGCCGTGGTGAGATTATTACACCCTTACCTTCTCCGCCGCATTGCTGGGTTATATTAGCTAAGCCGACAATCGGTGTTTCGACTGCGGATGTTTATAAGAGGTTAAATGTGAATTCAGTTTCTCACCCAAATACAAAAGCGGTAATTGAGGCTCTTAAGGAAAATAACTATCAAGGACTCTGTCGAAATGTGGGGAATGTACTCGAGAGTGTAACATTACAAATGCACCCAGAAGTTACTGCGATAAAAGAGCAAATGATAAGGTTCGGTGCTGACGCGGTATTGATGAGTGGTAGTGGACCAACAGTATTTGGATTGGTTCAGTATGAATCGAGACTGCACCGTATATACAATGCCTTACGAGGTTTTTGTGATCAAGTGTATGCAGTACGAATTATTGGTGAACAATCTGAACTTGCCTAA
- a CDS encoding small, acid-soluble spore protein, alpha/beta type, which produces MARRRGIMSDHFKEELAKELGFYDVVQQEGWGGIRARDAGNMVKRAIELAEQQLLQAKK; this is translated from the coding sequence ATGGCAAGAAGAAGAGGTATCATGTCAGATCACTTTAAAGAGGAGCTTGCTAAAGAGCTTGGTTTCTATGATGTTGTGCAGCAAGAAGGCTGGGGAGGAATCAGAGCTCGTGATGCAGGGAATATGGTTAAACGAGCCATTGAACTTGCAGAACAACAGTTACTACAAGCGAAAAAATAA
- the veg gene encoding biofilm formation stimulator Veg, whose protein sequence is MPKTLADIKRNLDSQLGKRLMLKANGGRRKTIERSGVLAETYPSVFVVELDQEENAFERVSYSYADILTQTVQLTFDEEQNGSLALGQQ, encoded by the coding sequence ATGCCAAAAACGTTAGCAGATATAAAAAGAAATTTAGATTCTCAATTAGGGAAGCGATTGATGCTAAAAGCAAATGGCGGTCGACGTAAAACGATTGAGCGCTCAGGCGTATTAGCTGAAACTTATCCTTCCGTTTTTGTCGTTGAGTTGGACCAAGAAGAAAATGCTTTTGAACGTGTTTCATACAGCTATGCCGATATCCTTACACAAACTGTACAGTTAACTTTTGACGAAGAACAAAACGGGAGCCTAGCTCTAGGGCAGCAGTAG
- the yabG gene encoding sporulation peptidase YabG has protein sequence MIIKRNDIVGRNSYQCDILFQVLDIKEEYGQKKAILKGQDFRLIADAPLEDLVLIPKNEQLRFEREFRSLENHSLQLFRQDVELLKERQEYDSTKGYDTQATYFQIPGRVLHIDGDPSYLQKCLAMYEKIGVPVYGVHCLEREMPHRIEELLDQYRPDILVITGHDSYSKTKGKKSDLNAYRHSRHFVKTVQKARLKVPSLDQLVIFAGACQSHFESLIQSGANFASSPSRVNIHALDPVYIVAKISFTPFVDRIHVWDVLRNTLTGEKGLGGIETKGVLRTGAPFNPIQDLDEEEYWGE, from the coding sequence GTGATTATAAAAAGAAATGACATTGTTGGTCGAAACTCCTATCAATGCGATATATTATTTCAAGTTTTAGATATTAAGGAAGAGTACGGACAGAAAAAAGCCATACTAAAAGGGCAAGATTTTCGTTTAATAGCAGATGCCCCATTAGAGGATTTAGTTCTCATTCCAAAAAACGAGCAACTGCGTTTTGAAAGAGAATTTCGCTCCTTAGAAAATCATTCATTGCAGTTATTTCGACAGGATGTAGAGCTTTTAAAGGAAAGACAAGAATATGATTCGACAAAGGGCTATGATACGCAAGCTACTTACTTTCAAATTCCAGGAAGGGTTCTTCATATTGATGGAGATCCTTCCTACCTGCAGAAATGCTTAGCGATGTATGAAAAAATTGGTGTTCCCGTGTATGGGGTGCATTGTTTAGAGCGGGAGATGCCTCATCGGATTGAGGAACTGCTTGATCAGTATAGACCAGACATTTTGGTGATAACAGGACATGATTCATATTCAAAAACAAAAGGGAAAAAATCCGATTTAAATGCATATAGGCATTCTAGACATTTTGTGAAAACCGTCCAAAAAGCTAGATTAAAAGTACCTAGCCTTGATCAATTAGTCATCTTTGCTGGTGCCTGTCAATCTCATTTTGAGTCGCTGATTCAATCTGGAGCTAATTTTGCCAGTTCACCATCAAGAGTTAATATCCATGCATTAGATCCTGTTTATATTGTTGCAAAGATCAGCTTTACTCCTTTTGTTGATCGTATTCATGTATGGGATGTTTTAAGAAACACGTTGACAGGTGAAAAAGGCCTAGGTGGGATTGAAACAAAAGGAGTATTAAGAACAGGTGCTCCATTCAATCCTATTCAGGATCTTGATGAGGAAGAATATTGGGGAGAGTAA
- the rsmA gene encoding 16S rRNA (adenine(1518)-N(6)/adenine(1519)-N(6))-dimethyltransferase RsmA — MTKDIATPVRTREILEKYGFSFKKSLGQNFLIDPNILKKIVSYADLTEESGAIEIGPGIGALTEQLAKSCKKVVAFEIDQRLLPILEDTLQEYPQVTILHQDILEADISTVMKKHFIEQKDVMVVANLPYYVTTPILMKLLHDQIPVRGFVVMMQKEVADRLAAEPGTKEYGSLSIAIQYYTVPEKVMIVPKSVFMPQPNVDSAVVRLTRREQPPVRVTDEEFFFTVTRTSFAQRRKTLLNNLTNGLPDGKIKKDEILAALDSVDIDPQRRGETLSIDEFANLANALHPIFK; from the coding sequence ATGACTAAAGATATTGCAACTCCAGTAAGGACAAGAGAAATATTAGAAAAATACGGGTTTTCGTTTAAAAAGAGTCTAGGGCAAAATTTTTTAATTGATCCTAACATATTGAAAAAAATTGTTTCCTACGCTGATTTAACCGAGGAAAGTGGCGCAATCGAGATAGGCCCCGGTATCGGTGCATTAACAGAACAATTAGCTAAATCTTGTAAAAAAGTAGTTGCCTTTGAAATTGACCAACGATTGTTGCCTATCTTGGAAGATACCCTACAGGAATATCCTCAGGTTACGATTTTACACCAAGACATATTAGAGGCTGACATAAGTACTGTAATGAAAAAGCATTTTATAGAGCAAAAAGATGTTATGGTTGTAGCAAACCTACCATACTATGTGACAACACCGATATTGATGAAGCTACTTCATGATCAAATACCAGTCAGAGGTTTTGTTGTGATGATGCAAAAGGAAGTAGCAGATCGACTCGCTGCTGAACCGGGTACAAAAGAATATGGTTCATTGTCGATTGCAATTCAATATTACACAGTGCCTGAGAAGGTCATGATTGTTCCTAAATCCGTTTTTATGCCCCAACCTAATGTGGATTCAGCGGTAGTTAGGTTAACACGTCGTGAGCAGCCTCCTGTGAGGGTTACAGATGAAGAGTTCTTTTTCACTGTAACAAGAACATCGTTTGCACAAAGAAGAAAAACATTATTGAACAACTTAACAAATGGTTTACCAGATGGGAAGATAAAGAAAGATGAAATACTAGCTGCATTAGATTCTGTTGATATCGATCCACAACGTAGAGGGGAGACATTGAGTATAGATGAATTTGCTAATTTAGCCAATGCACTGCATCCGATTTTCAAATGA
- the rnmV gene encoding ribonuclease M5 has protein sequence MRKIKEVIVVEGKDDTVAVKRAVQADTIETNGSAIPRYVIDQIKLAKEKRGVIVFTDPDYPGQRIRSIIDKEVPGCKHAFLPKNEAIQKRGKGVGVEHASSEAIQQALQHAYTTNEEVEEVITHEDLILAGLIAGGDSKKRREKLGQFLKIGYANGKQLHKRLLTFRITKQQFTDALRYLEQEGYHD, from the coding sequence ATGAGAAAGATTAAAGAAGTCATTGTTGTTGAGGGTAAAGATGATACGGTCGCCGTTAAAAGGGCTGTACAGGCGGACACAATTGAAACGAATGGTTCAGCCATACCTCGATATGTTATAGACCAAATCAAATTAGCAAAAGAAAAAAGAGGAGTCATTGTATTTACTGACCCAGACTATCCAGGTCAAAGAATACGTTCAATCATCGATAAAGAGGTACCAGGATGTAAACATGCTTTCCTACCTAAAAATGAAGCGATTCAAAAGCGTGGAAAAGGAGTTGGAGTTGAACATGCCTCTAGCGAAGCCATCCAGCAAGCGCTTCAACATGCCTATACTACCAATGAAGAAGTTGAAGAAGTAATCACACATGAAGACTTGATTCTTGCGGGCCTCATTGCAGGTGGGGATTCTAAAAAGAGAAGAGAGAAATTAGGGCAGTTTTTAAAGATAGGCTATGCTAATGGAAAACAGCTACATAAGAGGTTATTAACCTTTCGTATAACTAAACAACAATTTACGGACGCGTTACGCTACTTGGAGCAGGAGGGGTACCATGACTAA
- a CDS encoding ubiquitin-like domain-containing protein has translation MTNHLKNLFSEMSKGRLLLLSFGAVIFLIALSFMVYEGTKKTVAISIDGEERIVKTHADTVNDILEDLEIQVRAEDFLSPKADTKIKNNLEIAWEPAKQVTISFNDKEPNKVWTTADSVEELLKNQNISVKEQDKIVPGLETEIKSGLNVTIEEAFQVTLVDGGKEKDVWSTSTTVADFLKQQGVQLNELDKVEPKLEQTIDNESKISVVRVEKVTDVVEEAVDYAVVTKNDSSLKKGTEKVVQQGQEGLVSKTYEVVMENGKEVSRKLVETKTLKDSQDKVVAIGTQVQVASISRGSEPVNGKEFYVNSTAYTAYCTGCSGITTTGINLRQNPDMKVIAVDPSVIPLGTKVYVEGYGHAVAGDTGSAIKGNKIDVFFPTKAEAYRWGVKKVKITILE, from the coding sequence GTGACAAACCACTTGAAAAACCTGTTTTCCGAAATGAGTAAAGGGAGACTTTTACTGCTTTCATTCGGTGCTGTCATCTTTTTAATCGCACTATCGTTTATGGTATACGAAGGTACCAAAAAAACGGTTGCCATATCGATAGACGGTGAAGAGAGAATCGTTAAAACACATGCCGATACTGTAAATGATATTTTAGAAGATTTAGAGATACAGGTCCGTGCAGAGGATTTTCTATCTCCTAAGGCAGATACAAAGATTAAGAACAACTTAGAAATCGCCTGGGAACCAGCTAAGCAGGTAACCATTTCATTTAACGATAAAGAACCAAACAAAGTCTGGACGACAGCGGATTCTGTAGAAGAGCTGTTAAAGAATCAAAATATTTCTGTAAAAGAGCAAGATAAAATAGTACCAGGCTTAGAAACAGAAATAAAAAGTGGCTTAAATGTAACCATTGAGGAAGCATTTCAAGTTACGTTAGTAGATGGCGGTAAAGAAAAGGACGTTTGGTCCACTTCGACTACGGTCGCTGACTTTTTAAAACAGCAAGGTGTTCAACTGAACGAACTAGACAAAGTTGAGCCAAAGTTAGAGCAAACCATCGACAACGAAAGTAAGATTAGCGTTGTTCGAGTAGAAAAAGTCACCGATGTAGTGGAAGAAGCTGTTGATTATGCCGTTGTAACGAAGAATGACTCAAGCTTGAAAAAGGGTACAGAAAAAGTAGTTCAACAAGGTCAAGAAGGCCTGGTATCCAAAACATATGAAGTAGTAATGGAAAATGGTAAAGAAGTTTCTCGTAAACTAGTAGAAACAAAGACGTTAAAAGATAGTCAGGATAAAGTAGTTGCAATTGGAACCCAAGTGCAGGTAGCTAGTATTTCGCGTGGCTCTGAACCTGTAAATGGCAAAGAGTTTTATGTGAATTCAACGGCTTATACCGCTTATTGTACAGGTTGTTCGGGGATCACAACGACAGGAATTAACTTACGTCAAAATCCGGACATGAAAGTAATTGCAGTCGACCCAAGTGTAATTCCTTTAGGTACAAAAGTATATGTAGAGGGATACGGCCATGCTGTTGCTGGGGATACAGGTTCTGCTATCAAAGGGAATAAAATTGATGTATTCTTCCCAACAAAGGCTGAGGCCTACCGCTGGGGCGTAAAAAAAGTTAAAATAACGATATTAGAGTAA